One Verrucomicrobiota bacterium DNA window includes the following coding sequences:
- a CDS encoding DUF1549 domain-containing protein has translation MDRWVRQIPLFILGLLTAPGTGFAELSTSEGKVSHAEAMAEGLVLFKDQVLGILTENCLECHGGEKIESDFDMSTRELLFASGLVTDSSVESDLIGAITHHYEPFMPHERDKLDEESIAAITRWIDLGAPYDKPLSDSSILADSESLVITDEDRNYWAYRTLSNPDVPASENDEWSRNEIDRFIFRKLEANGLSPNPMSPDRNLIRRAYLNAIGLPPTPEQVDEFVNDIQPMAYERMIDRLLESPHYGERWARHWMDIARFAESSGFEIDYDRPYAYHYRDFLIKAFNQNMSYYQFIRWQVAGDELASEDPLALMATGFLNGGVVSTVVTEKEFESSRYDELEDIVNTIGTAMLGTTVGCARCHDHKYDPISSKDYYQLASNFTRTVRAYVDHNPDVRANKLSKSQWTLEGQNYAAQLMLFEEAVLEKPFQSWMRSGAFQIPLERWLVLNPDTFDSREGSTVEKLWDDSLLLSEENPEMDFEVLTVESETMVQDMVGLRMETLTHPILPKGGPGRDHEGGFTIRELAVQIKDLGSSNAQWKRVDLKSAEATSQENDDSLGAAAAINQVTQGWSIDFEGFGKDQALVIRFAKPVGYTGGTRIKITVTSGFNIQQMVGRPRFSITQDHKAAVENSEGIPVLAYESLLKLLVGINPDLLRNNETEALRSWYGRTHPEWVARKEKLMQHILDQPKLNGTRILAASDSLPPIWHASVGRGYPSFYENTHYLERGDVTQKVEIATPGFPQVLVRDQKHFESEIKTSNPRSELAAWLTNTESGAGSLLARVFVNRIWHYHFGRGLVATPSDFGKQGGDPSHPELLEWLAHDFVEHGWDVKRLQKQIMTSAVYRQTSAVDPSKAQADVENTLLWRFPGRRVEAEVIRDSLLQVSGLLDRTQFGPGTRDPDMLRRSIYFFIKRAALIPEMTLFDWPEHLVGIGQRASTTIAPQALEFLNGTQTRRFAEGLAKRLSKDEGVEAQIKLAYQIVLNRFPKQEEITMGIEFLQTQQAVYRDQGFDENKALIDYCQSLLSLNEFLYIR, from the coding sequence GCCTGGTCACTGATTCGTCTGTCGAGAGTGATCTGATCGGCGCTATCACTCATCACTACGAACCGTTCATGCCACATGAACGAGATAAGCTTGATGAGGAATCCATTGCGGCGATCACACGTTGGATAGATCTAGGAGCGCCTTACGACAAACCTTTGTCCGATAGTTCTATCTTAGCGGATAGTGAATCTTTGGTTATTACGGATGAGGATCGCAATTATTGGGCTTATCGAACGCTTTCTAATCCGGATGTTCCCGCTTCAGAAAATGATGAGTGGTCGCGCAACGAAATCGATCGTTTTATTTTCCGGAAACTTGAAGCAAACGGATTGTCACCCAACCCCATGAGTCCTGATCGAAATCTTATTCGACGAGCTTATTTGAATGCAATTGGACTTCCACCAACGCCCGAACAAGTGGATGAATTTGTAAACGATATTCAGCCGATGGCCTACGAGCGAATGATTGATCGCTTATTGGAATCACCACATTACGGAGAACGGTGGGCGCGGCACTGGATGGATATTGCCCGTTTTGCCGAAAGCTCCGGTTTTGAAATCGATTATGACCGGCCTTACGCCTATCATTACCGGGATTTTCTTATCAAAGCTTTCAATCAAAATATGAGCTACTATCAATTCATTCGCTGGCAGGTGGCTGGTGATGAGTTGGCATCAGAAGATCCACTGGCACTCATGGCGACGGGTTTTTTAAATGGAGGTGTCGTTTCCACCGTAGTGACCGAGAAAGAATTCGAATCCTCCCGCTACGATGAGCTGGAAGATATCGTAAACACGATAGGTACCGCAATGTTGGGTACCACAGTAGGTTGCGCACGCTGCCACGATCACAAATACGATCCAATTTCTTCGAAAGATTACTATCAGCTGGCTTCGAATTTTACGCGAACGGTTCGGGCTTACGTAGATCATAACCCTGATGTCAGAGCCAATAAATTAAGTAAATCCCAGTGGACACTTGAAGGTCAAAATTATGCTGCCCAATTAATGCTTTTTGAAGAGGCCGTTTTGGAGAAGCCTTTTCAATCATGGATGCGTTCTGGCGCGTTTCAAATTCCATTGGAACGGTGGTTGGTGTTGAATCCGGACACCTTTGATTCCAGGGAAGGTTCAACGGTTGAAAAATTGTGGGACGACTCCCTGCTTTTGAGTGAAGAAAATCCGGAAATGGATTTCGAAGTTCTTACGGTCGAATCTGAAACCATGGTGCAGGACATGGTTGGACTCCGGATGGAAACCTTAACCCACCCAATCCTGCCAAAAGGGGGTCCGGGACGCGATCACGAAGGAGGATTTACCATACGAGAACTGGCTGTCCAAATTAAGGATCTGGGGTCGTCAAATGCCCAGTGGAAGAGGGTCGATCTTAAATCGGCCGAAGCCACTTCTCAAGAGAATGACGATTCCTTGGGTGCTGCTGCAGCCATCAACCAAGTTACCCAAGGCTGGTCGATTGACTTCGAGGGATTTGGCAAGGACCAGGCATTGGTCATTCGGTTTGCCAAGCCAGTGGGATACACAGGCGGAACAAGGATCAAGATAACCGTTACTTCTGGATTCAATATTCAACAAATGGTTGGACGACCCCGTTTTTCGATTACGCAGGATCACAAGGCGGCTGTTGAGAATTCGGAAGGTATACCTGTTCTTGCCTACGAAAGTTTATTAAAATTACTCGTCGGAATAAATCCGGATCTGCTCAGGAACAATGAAACCGAAGCCTTGCGGAGTTGGTATGGGCGCACTCATCCCGAATGGGTGGCTCGGAAGGAAAAGTTAATGCAACATATTCTGGATCAACCAAAATTGAATGGGACGCGGATTCTTGCAGCATCAGATTCTCTTCCTCCCATTTGGCATGCCAGTGTTGGCCGAGGTTATCCCTCTTTCTATGAAAATACTCACTACCTTGAGCGTGGTGATGTGACACAAAAAGTCGAAATCGCTACTCCGGGGTTTCCTCAGGTGCTCGTTCGAGATCAGAAGCATTTTGAAAGCGAAATTAAAACTTCGAATCCTCGTAGCGAGTTGGCGGCATGGTTGACTAATACAGAAAGTGGAGCCGGAAGTTTACTGGCGCGTGTATTCGTTAATCGGATTTGGCATTATCACTTTGGACGAGGTCTGGTGGCAACGCCCAGCGATTTTGGCAAACAAGGTGGAGATCCATCGCATCCAGAGCTTCTTGAGTGGTTGGCTCACGATTTTGTTGAACATGGTTGGGATGTGAAACGTTTGCAGAAACAGATTATGACCAGTGCTGTTTATCGGCAAACGTCCGCTGTCGATCCTTCCAAAGCACAGGCCGATGTTGAGAATACCTTACTGTGGAGATTTCCCGGAAGGCGCGTTGAAGCGGAGGTCATTCGGGATTCTTTGCTTCAGGTGTCAGGATTGCTCGATAGAACTCAATTTGGTCCCGGTACGCGAGATCCTGATATGCTCCGACGCAGCATCTATTTTTTTATTAAACGAGCTGCGCTCATTCCGGAAATGACGCTATTCGATTGGCCGGAGCATTTGGTGGGGATTGGACAACGAGCCAGCACAACCATCGCACCTCAAGCGCTAGAATTTTTAAACGGCACTCAAACGCGCAGATTTGCCGAAGGACTGGCCAAGCGTTTATCCAAAGACGAAGGTGTGGAGGCTCAAATTAAACTGGCCTATCAAATCGTCCTGAATCGATTTCCAAAGCAGGAAGAGATCACGATGGGCATTGAGTTTTTGCAAACACAACAAGCTGTGTACCGAGATCAAGGGTTCGACGAAAACAAGGCTCTGATTGATTACTGCCAATCCTTGCTCAGCCTCAATGAATTTTTGTATATACGATGA
- a CDS encoding DUF1501 domain-containing protein — MNPNNPYGHCGPEHHDDPMSMTRREMLKRCGMGLGMIGLTSLLQQQGLLAAANPLGGNALSPLAPKVPHFAPRAKRVIWLFINGGPSQMDTWEYKPTLEKYHGKDLDGFDKFTGFFSKEVGSILQSPFKFSPRGQSGKMVSEIFPYLGEHVDKMAFIHSLYSESNNHSPALFMMNSGLPRTGFPCLGSWVTYGLGSESNDLPGFVVMSDPQERGVPKGGRTNWSSGFLPSVYQGTLLRQKGDPILNLKRLDALSDNQQRAQLDLINQLNRYDLEQQSSDAELAARIETFELAYRMQTAAPEAFDVDQEASHTKELYGLDDAQCSHFGRQCLMGRRLLERGTRFVQIYSGGTANQRAWDGHIDIQGNHSQFAGETDKPIAGLLTDLEQRGLLDDTLVIWGGEFGRLPVAQIGTLKPGRDHNPHAMTVWMAGGGIKGGVSYGESDELGHKVAKDPVHINDLHATILHLLGMDHEKLTYKYNGRRFRLTDVAGKVIQEIIA, encoded by the coding sequence ATGAACCCAAACAATCCATACGGCCACTGCGGCCCCGAGCATCACGACGATCCGATGTCGATGACACGGCGGGAGATGTTGAAGCGGTGTGGTATGGGCTTGGGCATGATTGGGCTTACGAGCTTGCTTCAGCAACAGGGATTACTCGCTGCCGCAAATCCACTTGGCGGAAATGCGTTGAGCCCGTTGGCTCCGAAAGTTCCGCATTTTGCTCCACGGGCGAAACGGGTTATCTGGTTGTTTATTAATGGTGGTCCCAGTCAAATGGATACCTGGGAGTATAAACCTACATTGGAAAAGTATCACGGAAAAGACCTGGACGGTTTCGATAAGTTTACCGGTTTCTTTTCCAAAGAAGTTGGTTCCATTTTACAGTCACCCTTCAAGTTCTCTCCAAGAGGCCAATCCGGAAAAATGGTTTCGGAGATATTTCCTTACCTGGGCGAGCATGTGGATAAAATGGCTTTTATCCACTCGCTCTACTCGGAGTCGAATAATCATTCTCCGGCTTTGTTCATGATGAATAGCGGATTGCCTCGGACAGGATTTCCCTGCCTTGGAAGCTGGGTTACCTATGGACTGGGGAGCGAAAGCAACGATCTCCCAGGTTTTGTGGTAATGTCAGACCCCCAAGAGCGTGGAGTTCCCAAGGGAGGTAGGACGAATTGGAGTTCCGGTTTTTTGCCGAGTGTTTATCAAGGCACCTTACTGCGCCAAAAAGGAGATCCCATTTTAAATTTGAAACGACTGGATGCTCTCTCGGACAATCAGCAACGGGCACAGTTGGACCTGATTAACCAACTCAATCGCTATGACTTGGAGCAGCAATCTTCAGATGCCGAGCTAGCCGCACGCATCGAAACCTTCGAGCTGGCCTACCGGATGCAAACGGCGGCGCCGGAAGCGTTTGATGTAGACCAGGAAGCTTCGCATACCAAAGAGTTGTATGGTCTCGATGATGCTCAGTGCTCGCATTTCGGTCGCCAGTGTTTGATGGGCCGTCGCTTGCTTGAACGAGGCACGCGTTTTGTGCAAATCTACTCCGGCGGCACGGCAAACCAGCGGGCCTGGGACGGGCACATTGATATCCAGGGCAATCACAGCCAATTCGCAGGAGAGACGGATAAACCCATTGCAGGCCTATTAACCGATCTTGAGCAGCGAGGTTTGTTGGACGATACCTTGGTAATCTGGGGCGGTGAGTTTGGTCGTTTGCCAGTTGCGCAAATCGGCACCCTAAAACCGGGCCGCGATCACAATCCACATGCCATGACCGTTTGGATGGCTGGTGGAGGAATTAAAGGAGGTGTCTCCTACGGCGAGTCCGACGAACTCGGTCACAAAGTAGCCAAGGATCCGGTCCATATTAACGATCTTCACGCCACTATTCTCCACCTACTTGGAATGGATCACGAGAAGCTGACCTACAAATACAACGGCCGTCGGTTCCGGCTCACCGATGTGGCGGGCAAGGTGATCCAGGAGATTATTGCTTGA
- a CDS encoding sulfatase has translation MKNFLLSPLFFIVAYLLNAQDKPNVVFILADDMGYGDVAAYGCRDIETANLDRLAASGVRFTSGYSSHPYCSPMRAALMAGRYQHRFGYERNIAYDQHNMVMGLPITEKTVAARMQDAGYATGAVGKWHLGAAEPFQPNNRGFDFWFGFRGGGHQYFAVDLNIKLHENYFAPLELNGQPKGLDGYLTTTLTDGAIGFIKENKDKPFFLYLAYNAPHGPLQAPEVYKQKYSHIKDTKRRTYAAMVHALDDEVGRVIKTLEDLNLRKNTIVCFMSDNGGPEQANSSDNGPLRGGKGEVYEGGIRVPFMVSWPGKIEAGQTNDHSVMSIDLMRTALVLGGAAIEEKLEGVNLLPYVTGKKSGPPNEALFWRMENGIDYAVRSGPWKLTKARDQAGIQLYNVAQDIGETNNLASSNPEVLGRLIKLYEDWNAKNIPPFFPGYREYHELLGEFHQSISAPH, from the coding sequence ATGAAAAATTTCCTTCTTTCACCTCTGTTCTTCATCGTCGCTTACTTGTTAAATGCTCAGGACAAGCCAAACGTCGTATTCATTCTCGCAGACGATATGGGCTATGGCGATGTCGCTGCCTACGGTTGCAGAGATATTGAAACGGCCAACCTCGATCGATTAGCCGCATCCGGTGTTCGTTTCACCAGTGGATATTCATCCCATCCTTATTGTAGCCCGATGCGGGCCGCCTTGATGGCAGGACGTTATCAACATCGGTTTGGTTACGAACGGAACATCGCCTATGATCAGCACAATATGGTTATGGGTTTACCGATAACCGAGAAGACGGTTGCTGCCAGAATGCAGGATGCGGGTTATGCAACGGGTGCCGTTGGGAAATGGCATCTAGGGGCCGCGGAGCCATTTCAGCCGAATAACCGGGGCTTTGATTTCTGGTTCGGATTCCGAGGTGGTGGTCATCAATACTTTGCCGTGGATTTGAATATCAAACTTCACGAAAATTATTTCGCTCCACTTGAGCTCAATGGTCAGCCGAAAGGTCTGGATGGTTATTTAACCACGACACTCACCGATGGAGCGATTGGTTTTATAAAAGAAAACAAGGATAAACCATTTTTTCTCTATCTGGCTTACAATGCGCCACACGGTCCTTTGCAAGCCCCGGAGGTTTACAAACAAAAGTACTCACACATCAAAGACACCAAACGCCGCACCTACGCTGCCATGGTTCATGCACTGGACGATGAAGTGGGTCGAGTGATCAAGACGCTCGAGGATTTAAATTTGCGAAAAAACACCATCGTATGTTTCATGAGTGACAACGGTGGCCCTGAGCAGGCCAACTCCTCGGACAATGGTCCGTTGCGTGGGGGAAAAGGCGAAGTCTATGAAGGCGGAATTCGAGTCCCTTTCATGGTTTCCTGGCCAGGCAAGATAGAGGCGGGTCAGACAAACGATCACTCCGTTATGTCCATCGATCTTATGCGAACGGCTCTGGTACTGGGTGGCGCAGCTATTGAAGAGAAACTGGAAGGTGTAAATTTACTTCCTTATGTCACGGGCAAGAAATCGGGACCACCCAACGAAGCGCTTTTCTGGCGTATGGAAAATGGAATCGATTACGCGGTTCGCAGTGGCCCGTGGAAACTTACCAAGGCGCGAGACCAGGCCGGAATACAACTTTACAATGTTGCCCAAGATATCGGCGAAACCAACAACCTCGCTTCCTCCAATCCCGAAGTACTTGGCCGTCTGATAAAACTCTACGAAGACTGGAATGCCAAAAACATACCGCCCTTCTTTCCCGGTTATCGCGAGTATCACGAACTACTGGGCGAATTCCACCAATCCATCTCCGCGCCGCATTAA
- a CDS encoding exo-alpha-sialidase: MSSVRVLVGTKKGAFVLSSDEARKDWKVAGPFFGGWEIFHVKGSPVDPNRIYASQCSDWFGQMIQRSNDGGETWEPVGKAFDYVGELGTHQWYDGSLKTWQFKKVWHLEPSLTDPDTVLAGVEDAAIFKTTDGGNSWLELPGLRQHGTGPLWQPGAGGMCLHTIIQDPLNPDRIFIAISAAGAFRSDDAGVSWKPINQGLHSEYIPNPTAEVGHCVHRIAQHPARPDVIFMQKHWDVMRSDDAGENWHEISGNLPSDFGFPIEVHAHEPDTVYVIPIKSDSEHFPPEGKLRVYRSRMGGNEWEPLINGLPQDSCYVNVLRDATAVDSFDSCGIYFGTTGGQVYCSSDSGDNWIPIVRDLPAVYSVEVQTLP; encoded by the coding sequence ATGAGTTCAGTCAGAGTTTTAGTCGGTACAAAAAAAGGTGCCTTTGTTTTAAGCTCTGATGAAGCACGGAAGGACTGGAAGGTGGCTGGGCCCTTTTTCGGTGGTTGGGAAATCTTTCACGTCAAAGGATCGCCTGTGGACCCGAACCGCATCTACGCGTCCCAGTGTTCCGATTGGTTTGGTCAAATGATTCAGCGCTCCAATGATGGTGGCGAAACCTGGGAACCGGTTGGCAAGGCCTTCGACTACGTAGGAGAACTGGGAACTCATCAATGGTACGATGGCTCACTTAAGACTTGGCAGTTCAAGAAGGTCTGGCATCTCGAACCCTCGCTGACAGATCCGGATACGGTGTTAGCCGGTGTCGAAGATGCAGCTATCTTTAAAACCACCGATGGAGGAAACAGCTGGCTGGAACTCCCGGGATTGCGCCAGCATGGGACAGGTCCTCTCTGGCAGCCGGGAGCGGGTGGTATGTGTCTTCACACCATCATTCAGGATCCTTTAAACCCGGATCGCATTTTCATTGCCATCTCCGCAGCTGGAGCGTTCAGGTCCGACGACGCTGGGGTGAGCTGGAAGCCGATCAATCAAGGTTTGCATTCCGAATACATTCCAAACCCGACAGCAGAAGTAGGCCATTGTGTGCATCGGATCGCGCAACATCCTGCTCGTCCTGATGTGATCTTTATGCAGAAACATTGGGATGTCATGCGCAGTGATGATGCCGGAGAGAACTGGCATGAGATCAGTGGAAACTTGCCGAGTGATTTTGGGTTTCCCATTGAGGTCCACGCTCACGAGCCAGATACGGTTTACGTCATTCCTATCAAGAGCGACTCGGAGCATTTCCCGCCCGAAGGAAAATTACGCGTCTACCGAAGTCGTATGGGTGGCAATGAATGGGAGCCTTTGATCAATGGTCTTCCTCAGGATAGCTGTTATGTGAATGTCCTTCGCGATGCGACCGCCGTCGATTCTTTCGATTCCTGCGGCATCTATTTCGGAACTACTGGTGGACAAGTCTACTGCTCATCTGATTCCGGGGACAACTGGATTCCCATCGTTAGAGATTTGCCTGCCGTGTATTCGGTGGAAGTTCAAACGCTCCCATGA
- a CDS encoding ThuA domain-containing protein, whose product MKSLTLILTFSFLSLSQLQAAQFKALVFADAHDTWHYPCVPVARESFEALADKHFFSLTFVDTEKQFAQQTFADFDVIVFISANACELNEKKREEFQAYIHNGGAIVGVHGASATRNEPKHWLWWNELMGRLFVKHPVKQTGVMSVVDKDFPGCMHLPDKWLWTDEWYEFEAPLPASLNVVLTVDEKTYTPSKENAMGDYHPIAWYHEFEGARVFYTAIGHIAESYKDEAFLQHIYGGMVWAVGQQK is encoded by the coding sequence ATGAAAAGCCTTACGCTGATTCTCACCTTTTCGTTCCTTTCGTTATCCCAGCTCCAGGCCGCACAATTCAAAGCACTCGTCTTTGCCGACGCACACGACACTTGGCACTACCCATGCGTGCCGGTTGCTAGGGAGTCGTTTGAAGCATTGGCGGATAAACACTTCTTCTCTCTCACCTTTGTAGATACCGAAAAACAATTCGCTCAGCAAACATTCGCGGACTTTGATGTCATCGTATTTATAAGTGCGAATGCCTGTGAACTGAATGAGAAAAAGCGCGAAGAATTTCAGGCGTATATTCACAACGGCGGTGCGATTGTCGGTGTTCATGGGGCATCCGCCACGCGCAATGAACCCAAACATTGGTTGTGGTGGAACGAGCTGATGGGTCGATTGTTCGTCAAACATCCGGTGAAGCAAACGGGAGTCATGTCTGTAGTAGACAAAGATTTCCCAGGCTGCATGCACCTGCCAGACAAGTGGCTCTGGACAGACGAATGGTATGAGTTCGAAGCACCACTGCCAGCTAGTTTGAACGTAGTCCTCACGGTGGATGAGAAAACCTACACACCCAGCAAAGAAAATGCGATGGGCGACTACCACCCGATCGCCTGGTATCATGAGTTTGAAGGGGCGCGCGTATTTTACACGGCGATCGGGCACATCGCCGAATCCTATAAGGATGAAGCTTTCCTCCAGCATATTTACGGCGGAATGGTCTGGGCGGTCGGGCAGCAGAAGTAG
- a CDS encoding arylsulfatase, which translates to MRSFRIISLTLAMLWPAGSVFAEQKPNVVLIMTDDQGYGDLSCHGNPVLRTPNIDQLHGESVRFTDFHVNSGCAPTRAALMTGRTAQRTGLWHVVMGRCLLHPDEVTLGEVFKAGGYRTALFGKWHGGDNFPYRPQDQGFDEVLTHGGGVVGHVPDWWLNDYFDDHYLHNGTWEKQNGYCTDVWIDHAIEFLAEKQDEPKFVYLPLNAPHSPFQVPEKYTEPYRNRPTEVPEENFYGMIAAIDEAIGRLDQALTDLGIRENTILIFMTDNGTSRGIMYPESGVVGFNAGMRGKKGSPYEGGHRVPCFIRWPDGGIGGGRDVDTLTTHYDLMPTLTELCNIANPAGVKLDGRSLVPLLNQSGNEWPERTIVSDLQLTNETPTKWSRTAVMTERWRLVNEMELYDIISDPGQENNLAENQPDIVRTLTQDYNRWWEDASENHSRDCELLLGSKSENPTLLTSYYWNNESGEQRDMPWAHTHVVSGPLQNGWWRVSVEQAGRYAFRLRRWPEESGLAINEHADYLEPPETSWHPVEAAKLLATRAKIQVGNIEKEIVIPPDAKVVEMVIKLPKGSARMQTWFYDDNGRSRGAYYVEVERLP; encoded by the coding sequence ATGAGATCTTTTCGGATTATCAGCCTTACACTTGCAATGCTCTGGCCCGCTGGATCCGTTTTCGCTGAACAAAAACCAAACGTGGTCCTTATCATGACGGATGATCAGGGATACGGAGATCTGTCCTGTCATGGCAATCCCGTCCTGCGAACTCCGAATATTGATCAGCTCCATGGGGAGAGTGTCCGTTTCACCGATTTTCATGTCAATTCAGGCTGTGCTCCCACGCGAGCGGCCCTAATGACAGGCAGGACTGCCCAGCGAACAGGGCTCTGGCACGTAGTGATGGGACGTTGCCTACTGCATCCGGATGAGGTAACCCTCGGGGAAGTTTTTAAAGCCGGAGGGTATCGTACCGCACTGTTCGGGAAATGGCATGGCGGTGACAATTTTCCCTATCGTCCCCAGGATCAGGGATTCGATGAGGTTCTGACTCACGGGGGTGGCGTGGTCGGCCATGTTCCCGATTGGTGGTTAAACGATTACTTCGACGACCACTACCTGCATAACGGAACCTGGGAAAAACAGAATGGTTACTGCACCGATGTCTGGATAGACCACGCTATCGAATTTCTGGCTGAAAAACAGGATGAACCCAAGTTCGTCTATTTGCCATTGAACGCTCCACACAGTCCTTTCCAGGTGCCAGAAAAATATACAGAGCCATACCGCAATCGACCGACCGAAGTGCCGGAGGAAAATTTCTATGGCATGATTGCTGCAATAGACGAAGCGATTGGCCGACTCGACCAAGCACTGACCGACCTGGGTATTCGCGAGAACACCATCCTGATTTTCATGACGGACAACGGAACCTCCCGCGGCATCATGTACCCAGAAAGTGGGGTCGTTGGATTCAATGCAGGCATGCGCGGGAAAAAAGGTTCGCCCTACGAGGGTGGTCATCGGGTTCCCTGTTTCATACGATGGCCTGACGGAGGAATCGGAGGTGGACGCGATGTCGACACCCTAACCACTCATTACGACCTAATGCCAACTCTTACTGAACTTTGTAACATCGCTAATCCTGCCGGTGTGAAACTGGATGGTCGAAGCCTTGTCCCCTTGCTCAATCAATCAGGGAATGAATGGCCGGAGCGAACCATTGTTAGCGACCTACAACTTACAAACGAAACACCGACCAAATGGTCACGCACGGCGGTAATGACCGAACGCTGGCGACTCGTCAATGAAATGGAACTCTACGATATTATTTCCGATCCGGGACAGGAGAACAACCTCGCAGAAAATCAACCGGATATCGTTCGCACACTTACCCAGGACTACAATCGCTGGTGGGAAGATGCATCAGAGAATCACAGCCGTGATTGTGAATTGCTTCTTGGATCCAAAAGCGAAAATCCAACGCTCCTTACATCCTATTACTGGAACAACGAAAGCGGTGAGCAGCGAGACATGCCCTGGGCGCATACGCATGTGGTATCGGGACCTTTGCAGAACGGATGGTGGCGGGTAAGCGTGGAACAAGCAGGCCGTTATGCGTTTCGCTTGCGACGCTGGCCGGAGGAAAGCGGATTGGCCATCAACGAACATGCCGATTACCTGGAGCCTCCAGAAACATCCTGGCATCCGGTTGAGGCAGCAAAACTGTTGGCCACTCGGGCGAAGATCCAAGTCGGCAATATTGAAAAAGAAATCGTCATTCCACCCGATGCGAAAGTGGTGGAAATGGTTATCAAATTACCCAAAGGAAGCGCCCGCATGCAGACCTGGTTTTATGACGACAATGGGCGTTCGCGCGGAGCTTACTATGTCGAAGTGGAGCGATTGCCCTGA
- a CDS encoding Gfo/Idh/MocA family oxidoreductase yields MPESGKHTLSIESFTLIKTTMFATNRRQFLKQTAIGSSLLICGTRASQAVLGANDRLRIAVVGLHGRGKSHVSGWLEQDNVEIAYLVDPDADVLAEKMADLKKRVTGTFNCKGLSDVRKALEDPNLDAVSVATPNHWHTLITIWAAQAGKHVYVEKPMSHDVAEGRVAVAAQEKYGVVIQHGTQRRSEASIAGLHEAIQADKFGKLKISYGYCCKPRDGIGFQTTGAAPKNLDWNLWRGPAQLDDYHANYVHYNWHWFWPTGNGDMNNQGTHQLDVARWALDKDQTHPVRVMALGGRFQWQDQGETPNTMFAIAEYPNGQQVFFNVRNVNYEGYERQVENEYYFEDGGRIIRDLYYAKGSTEGEPLDLPDGHVTPGGNWGAFIAACRAGKPEMANGNVVEAHNACVMGHLMNNSYRLGKSVPFNKKAGRFGDNSDAYDHFSTLHAVMETGVGLPQDGTEYIVGPWLTFDPKKERHTGAFARKANALLQDENRKGFEVPSAKKV; encoded by the coding sequence GTGCCAGAGTCAGGAAAACACACCCTGAGTATTGAATCATTTACCCTGATAAAAACCACCATGTTCGCAACAAATCGTAGACAATTTTTAAAACAAACCGCTATTGGGTCCTCGCTTCTTATCTGTGGGACACGAGCATCCCAGGCCGTCCTGGGCGCAAATGACAGACTCCGCATTGCTGTGGTCGGTCTACATGGACGGGGGAAAAGCCATGTATCCGGCTGGTTGGAGCAAGACAATGTTGAGATTGCTTACCTGGTTGATCCGGATGCCGATGTGCTGGCCGAAAAAATGGCTGATCTGAAAAAGCGGGTAACCGGTACCTTCAATTGCAAAGGCCTATCGGATGTGCGGAAGGCATTGGAGGATCCCAACCTGGACGCAGTTTCGGTCGCTACTCCCAACCATTGGCATACACTTATCACCATTTGGGCGGCGCAAGCCGGCAAACATGTATACGTGGAAAAGCCTATGAGTCACGATGTTGCCGAGGGCCGAGTGGCCGTTGCAGCCCAGGAAAAATACGGTGTCGTAATCCAGCACGGAACTCAGCGTCGGAGTGAGGCATCCATCGCGGGCCTTCACGAAGCGATTCAAGCCGACAAGTTTGGGAAATTGAAAATTTCATACGGTTATTGCTGCAAACCACGCGATGGCATCGGATTCCAAACGACAGGTGCCGCTCCCAAGAACCTGGACTGGAACCTCTGGCGTGGTCCCGCACAGCTGGACGACTACCATGCCAACTATGTGCATTATAATTGGCACTGGTTTTGGCCAACGGGGAATGGTGACATGAACAACCAGGGAACCCACCAATTGGATGTGGCTCGTTGGGCACTGGATAAAGATCAAACGCATCCGGTTAGAGTGATGGCATTGGGTGGACGATTCCAATGGCAAGATCAGGGTGAAACACCGAATACGATGTTTGCCATTGCCGAATATCCCAATGGACAGCAGGTGTTTTTCAATGTGCGCAATGTGAACTACGAAGGCTACGAACGGCAGGTTGAAAATGAATATTACTTTGAAGACGGTGGCCGGATTATTCGCGACCTGTACTATGCCAAAGGAAGCACAGAAGGCGAGCCTTTGGACTTGCCCGACGGACATGTGACACCTGGCGGCAACTGGGGAGCTTTTATCGCGGCGTGCCGTGCCGGCAAACCCGAGATGGCCAATGGCAACGTGGTGGAAGCACACAACGCCTGCGTAATGGGTCACCTCATGAACAATTCTTACCGCCTCGGCAAAAGCGTACCCTTTAACAAAAAGGCCGGACGCTTTGGTGACAATTCCGACGCCTACGACCATTTTTCGACCCTCCACGCGGTCATGGAAACAGGTGTAGGATTGCCTCAGGATGGAACCGAATATATCGTGGGTCCATGGCTCACGTTCGATCCAAAGAAGGAACGTCACACCGGTGCGTTTGCAAGAAAAGCCAATGCATTGCTGCAAGACGAGAACCGGAAGGGCTTCGAAGTTCCTTCAGCGAAAAAGGTGTAG